The Glycine max cultivar Williams 82 chromosome 12, Glycine_max_v4.0, whole genome shotgun sequence genome window below encodes:
- the LOC100802427 gene encoding (-)-germacrene D synthase isoform X2 codes for MTNVSSSLPIVAQDAKAPSYFIRNTANFSPSVWGDYFLYYVPSSVEDDSHIKQAQLTKEEVRKMLIAPIDNNFYFKLEFIDSVQRLGVSYHFEHEIDGALHQIYNISTKDNNIITHDDDLCHVALLFRLLRQQGYHISSNVFYKFKDQTRNFSEKAANDIQGMLSLYEAAELRMHGEDILEEAHNFALVQLTKSLTTQLSPSMIAQVKHSLRRSLRKGLPRLEATYYMSFYEEDSSHDEKLLTFAKLDFNMLQELHQKEVNNVTRWWIKNLNVSTKLPFVRDRIAECYFWILGIYFEPQYSLARRITTKVIALCSVIDDMYDAYGTIDELELFTNAIERWDICCLDDLPEYMKVCYIEILNVYEEIEEEMRKQGKVYCIKYAKKEMKRLIKAHMAEARWLHCNHTPSIEEYMQVRNVSSGYSMVITICFVGMKDTTEEVLIWATSDPIIIGAASIICRLMDDIVGNEERRHVASSIESYMKQHNTSRQDAINKLLEMVKSAWKDINEACLNPTEVPMNFLLRVVNLVRMIDVLYKDEDNYTNAGGLMKDYIKTLLVNKMSARIS; via the exons ATGACTAACGTATCCTCGTCACTTCCGATTGTTGCCCAGGATGCAAAAGCCCCCTCATACTTCATTCGGAACACTGCAAATTTTTCTCCTTCCGTTTGGGGCGATTATTTCCTTTACTATGTTCCTAGTTCCGTG GAAGATGATAGTCACATCAAACAAGCTCAACTAACAAAAGAGGAAGTGAGGAAGATGCTTATTGCTCCTATTGATAacaatttctattttaaattagaatttaTTGACTCAGTCCAACGCTTGGGTGTTTCCTACCATTTTGAACATGAAATTGATGGAGCATTGCACCAAATTTACAACATTTCAACAAAGGACAATAATATCATAACTCACGATGATGATCTTTGTCATGTGGCTTTACTCTTTCGGTTGCTTAGGCAACAAGGTTATCACATTTCATCAA ATGTATTTTACAAATTCAAAGACCAAACTAGAAACTTTAGTGAAAAAGCAGCCAATGATATACAAGGAATGTTGAGCTTGTACGAAGCTGCTGAACTAAGAATGCATGGAGAGGATATACTTGAAGAAGCACATAATTTCGCTCTTGTTCAGTTAACTAAGTCTCTAACTACCCAATTAAGTCCTTCTATGATTGCACAAGTCAAGCATAGCTTAAGACGATCACTTCGAAAGGGATTGCCTAGGCTGGAGGCCACATATTATATGTCTTTCTACGAAGAAGATTCTTCACATGATGAAAAATTGCTAACATTTGCAAAACTAGATTTTAATATGTTGCAGGAGTTACATCAGAAAGAAGTTAACAATGTGACCAG GTGGTGGATTAAGAATTTAAATGTCTCAACGAAATTGCCATTTGTACGAGATAGGATTGCAGAATGTTACTTTTGGATTTTGGGAATATACTTTGAGCCACAATATTCTCTTGCTAGAAGGATAACAACGAAAGTAATTGCTCTATGTTCTGTCATTGATGACATGTATGATGCCTATGGAACCATTGACGAACTTGAGCTTTTCACCAATGCAATTGAGAG GTGGGATATTTGTTGCTTGGATGATCTCCCAGAATACATGAAAGTATGTTATATAGAAATTTTGAATGTTTATGAAGAAATAGAGGAAGAGATGAGAAAACAAGGAAAAGTATATTGCATCAAGTATGCTAAGAAAGAg ATGAAAAGATTAATCAAGGCTCACATGGCTGAGGCAAGATGGCTTCATTGCAATCATACTCCGTCAATAGAGGAGTACATGCAAGTTAGAAATGTATCAAGTGGTTACTCTATGGTGATCACCATATGTTTTGTTGGCATGAAAGATACAACAGAGGAGGTCCTTATATGGGCAACAAGTGATCCAATAATTATTGGGGCTGCTTCAATTATTTGTAGGCTTATGGATGACATTGTTGGAAATGAG GAAAGAAGACACGTTGCATCAAGCATTGAAAGCTATATGAAGCAACATAACACCTCAAGGCAAGATGCCATTAATAAACTACTTGAGATGGTTAAGAGTGCTTGGAAGGACATCAATGAGGCATGCCTTAATCCTACTGAAGTGCCAATGAATTTTCTTTTGCGTGTTGTCAACCTTGTGCGCATGATTGACGTGCTTTACAAAGATGAAGATAATTATACAAATGCAGGAGGGTTAATGAAGGATTACATCAAAACTTTATTAGTTAATAAGATGTCTGCCCGTATAAGCTAG
- the LOC100802427 gene encoding (-)-germacrene D synthase isoform X1: MTNVSSSLPIVAQDAKAPSYFIRNTANFSPSVWGDYFLYYVPSSVEDDSHIKQAQLTKEEVRKMLIAPIDNNFYFKLEFIDSVQRLGVSYHFEHEIDGALHQIYNISTKDNNIITHDDDLCHVALLFRLLRQQGYHISSNVFYKFKDQTRNFSEKAANDIQGMLSLYEAAELRMHGEDILEEAHNFALVQLTKSLTTQLSPSMIAQVKHSLRRSLRKGLPRLEATYYMSFYEEDSSHDEKLLTFAKLDFNMLQELHQKEVNNVTRWWIKNLNVSTKLPFVRDRIAECYFWILGIYFEPQYSLARRITTKVIALCSVIDDMYDAYGTIDELELFTNAIERWDICCLDDLPEYMKVCYIEILNVYEEIEEEMRKQGKVYCIKYAKKEMKRLIKAHMAEARWLHCNHTPSIEEYMQVRNVSSGYSMVITICFVGMKDTTEEVLIWATSDPIIIGAASIICRLMDDIVGNEFEQERRHVASSIESYMKQHNTSRQDAINKLLEMVKSAWKDINEACLNPTEVPMNFLLRVVNLVRMIDVLYKDEDNYTNAGGLMKDYIKTLLVNKMSARIS, from the exons ATGACTAACGTATCCTCGTCACTTCCGATTGTTGCCCAGGATGCAAAAGCCCCCTCATACTTCATTCGGAACACTGCAAATTTTTCTCCTTCCGTTTGGGGCGATTATTTCCTTTACTATGTTCCTAGTTCCGTG GAAGATGATAGTCACATCAAACAAGCTCAACTAACAAAAGAGGAAGTGAGGAAGATGCTTATTGCTCCTATTGATAacaatttctattttaaattagaatttaTTGACTCAGTCCAACGCTTGGGTGTTTCCTACCATTTTGAACATGAAATTGATGGAGCATTGCACCAAATTTACAACATTTCAACAAAGGACAATAATATCATAACTCACGATGATGATCTTTGTCATGTGGCTTTACTCTTTCGGTTGCTTAGGCAACAAGGTTATCACATTTCATCAA ATGTATTTTACAAATTCAAAGACCAAACTAGAAACTTTAGTGAAAAAGCAGCCAATGATATACAAGGAATGTTGAGCTTGTACGAAGCTGCTGAACTAAGAATGCATGGAGAGGATATACTTGAAGAAGCACATAATTTCGCTCTTGTTCAGTTAACTAAGTCTCTAACTACCCAATTAAGTCCTTCTATGATTGCACAAGTCAAGCATAGCTTAAGACGATCACTTCGAAAGGGATTGCCTAGGCTGGAGGCCACATATTATATGTCTTTCTACGAAGAAGATTCTTCACATGATGAAAAATTGCTAACATTTGCAAAACTAGATTTTAATATGTTGCAGGAGTTACATCAGAAAGAAGTTAACAATGTGACCAG GTGGTGGATTAAGAATTTAAATGTCTCAACGAAATTGCCATTTGTACGAGATAGGATTGCAGAATGTTACTTTTGGATTTTGGGAATATACTTTGAGCCACAATATTCTCTTGCTAGAAGGATAACAACGAAAGTAATTGCTCTATGTTCTGTCATTGATGACATGTATGATGCCTATGGAACCATTGACGAACTTGAGCTTTTCACCAATGCAATTGAGAG GTGGGATATTTGTTGCTTGGATGATCTCCCAGAATACATGAAAGTATGTTATATAGAAATTTTGAATGTTTATGAAGAAATAGAGGAAGAGATGAGAAAACAAGGAAAAGTATATTGCATCAAGTATGCTAAGAAAGAg ATGAAAAGATTAATCAAGGCTCACATGGCTGAGGCAAGATGGCTTCATTGCAATCATACTCCGTCAATAGAGGAGTACATGCAAGTTAGAAATGTATCAAGTGGTTACTCTATGGTGATCACCATATGTTTTGTTGGCATGAAAGATACAACAGAGGAGGTCCTTATATGGGCAACAAGTGATCCAATAATTATTGGGGCTGCTTCAATTATTTGTAGGCTTATGGATGACATTGTTGGAAATGAG TTTGAGCAGGAAAGAAGACACGTTGCATCAAGCATTGAAAGCTATATGAAGCAACATAACACCTCAAGGCAAGATGCCATTAATAAACTACTTGAGATGGTTAAGAGTGCTTGGAAGGACATCAATGAGGCATGCCTTAATCCTACTGAAGTGCCAATGAATTTTCTTTTGCGTGTTGTCAACCTTGTGCGCATGATTGACGTGCTTTACAAAGATGAAGATAATTATACAAATGCAGGAGGGTTAATGAAGGATTACATCAAAACTTTATTAGTTAATAAGATGTCTGCCCGTATAAGCTAG
- the LOC102660366 gene encoding uncharacterized protein, with protein sequence MTETSVRAGNSDVYGFLDPQSVQRSGQSQFESESYMKNWMQNSKRDVYLGVYLNGAHWQMVVILPKENLIVWFCSLHNRPDNYLKGIINSALKGLDDTPQPKSKVGARWIIVKCNRQKGSTECGYYVMHWMSTIILGSFKNNWEMYFNDVRPLESEILRRFASCGQS encoded by the exons atgactgagacaagtgtGAGAGCGGGGAAttccgatgtgtatggattcctcgaccCACAGTCCGTccagagatctgggcaatcacaatttgaatcagaaagttacatGAAGAACTGGATGCAGAATTCAAAACGGGATGTCTACCTAGGAgtctacctgaatgg tgcacattggcaaatggtcgtcattttgcctaaggaaaatcttatcgtctggttttgttccttgcataataggccagacaactacctgaaaggaataattaacag tgctttgaaaggacttgacgatactccacaacctaaatccaaggttggtgctaggtggattattgttaaa tgtaatagacaaaaaggaagcactgagtgtggctattacgtgatgcactggatgtcaactataatcttaggaagtttcaagaataattgggaaatg tattttaatgatgttagaccattggaatcAGAGATATTAAGGCGCTTTGCATCCTGTGGGCAAA gttaa